Below is a genomic region from Treponema sp. OMZ 798.
AAGAAAACAAAATGCAGCACCGCGCTTTTCGCTCCAATCTTTTTGCCGCATTTATCTTCACAGGCAAGGCTCTTCCCTCCGGTCAGAGCTTGCTTTTTGATTACACAAACCGCAAAAAGGATTTTTGCTTCAATCGCTGTCCGAGGGAGATGGTTGGGCTGTGAAAAATATATTTTTTTAGTTTTCATATATCACATCTCAATACTAGTAATGTCTATAAAATAAAACTAATTTTATAATTAAGACATAAACAAATAGATCAAATTATATTATTCCCAATATTCAATCTCTCGATATGTGGTAGAGAACAAAACTCCATCAGAAAAAAAATTTTCTTCAATCCAATTACCGTATTTATTATGTTTTACAATTTTACCACCAATACTACTTCATGTTTTTTAAACTATAATTTTCATAATCTTTTATATCACAAATTTCGCATTGCTTATTTTTTTTTATGATATAATCAAGTATCATAAAAATTTTTCTCTTTTCAAATGGTAAAATAAGTAAAAACAATCTTTTATTTGTTGCAAAAATTAAATATACACCTAACATATAATATTCTACCTTATATATTTCTGTATAAGGAACCTTTACAGAAATCGAAAAAAAACAATAGTAGAAACTATCACAATCTATTTTATAAAAAATACCAAAATTCAATATCAGCAATAATAAAAGACAAGTTATGATTATCCTGTCTTTTATGGAAGTTAATTGAAAATTACATATAAATGCACATCCTATAGTGATTTCAGTTAATGTTACAATCAATCCGTATATTTTAGGATATAGTATTACTTTTTTCATTTTACCATCCCCAACCTTTAAACTTATAATCAACATAATAACTAGTAGTAGTACCAACTACAGTTCCTGCAATAGTCCCTGGCACAGTTCCAACTCCACCTGACAGAGCCGTAATGCCTATAGAAACTAATCCGCCTGCTATAAACCCAGAGGCTGTTGAAGCTGCATTTCGAATAAATCTTTTTCCAGCGGCGAGAAAACTCTTTTTACTAATACCAGTATATATCGAATCTCCTATTCCTAATACAACTGATGCTACAATTAGTTTTTTACTTATATCTTTAAATGTATTTCCCCATTTAACAAATTTAGGATCAGGCAATGTCCTCATAGGAATTTGGGTAACGACATATTCAGGCAGACCAAAGCTATTTCCAATTCCAGCATATGGACTTGTCCATGAAGGAGCTCCAAAAGCAAAACAAGCCCCCGCTGCACCATCAAAAAAAGCTTGAACAGTAGAAATAGCAGAATTTGAAGTATTAAATATATTTTCAGTTTTCTTCCCAACAACTTCACCTGGTTGTAGCGTACGAGGGTCTCTATCAAAACCGGATTTTTCTTTCCAATCATCTCCATACAAACCATATAATGTATCCCCTTTTTCTGCAGTGTAGGTTCCATCTCCATTATTAATCCACATTCCGGTAGGATCTACATATTTAATCGGGTTATTTCCGCCGTAATGGTATACATTAAAGTTTACAGTATTATATATACCGCCCTCTCCTACAGAAGAACCAGCCATATAATCATTTAACGCCGGGTCTCCTGACAGCCACCTACTATACTTCGGATCCAAGTACCTTGCTCCATAATAATACAGTCCAGTCTCTTCATCCAGCTCCTTTCCTGTAAATCTGAACGGCAGTTTGTCTAATCCTGCGGCAACTTCTTCTATCCACAATTCGCCGTAGGGCGTATACTCTATATGTTCATACTGCCTACATTTCCAGTCGGTTACGAATTGTGCACTTCCCAAATGGTCACTGTGGTAATAGTAACGCTTTGCCTTTTGTTCGTCGTTGTCGCCTTGGTTATCCGTATGGGTCATGGCGGTTACTAATCTTGAGTTTCCTACAAATATGTGTTTATGCACCCGCAAGCCTTGCGGGTTATTTTGGTCTTGTGTCGGGATATGTATCGTAAAGAAATTATTAAAGTAAAGCGTTTCGCTTCGGCCCTCATCGGTGTATTTTAAGGCTCTTTGCCCGTCGTCTCCATAGCGGTAGTGCACGGTAAAGTTGCGGTCACTTGATTTTGTGAGTAAATTTCTCTCATTCCATGTGTAGTTACGTCTGTAAGCAAATAGGTCTTGCGGGTTTGATTGTTCCGTTTCTTTTGGGGCGTCAAGGCCGAAGCCGTAATCGGTGCCGTAGACGTCTTCATTTTCAAAGTATGAGTATGTAAATGCAAACTCTTCTTCATCAGTAAAAGGTCCGTCTTTTTCGGCTGTGATATTGCCGTTCGCATCGTATCGATAGTAGCGGTTTCCGGCTCTTATTAACCTGTGTGCGTAGGCAGGGTCATACTCGTAATTTAAACTATAATCAAGCTCAGCTTTGGGATAGGAGTTTCCTTGGGCACCGGGTATGTTTGTGGTACTTACCTTATTCCTCATGTTGCCTATGGCGTCAAAGCTGAATGTTTGTTTATATTTTGCAATACTTACCGGTGTCATACCGAAGCTCTTTTTACCCTTGTATTGGTTGCTTGTTCCTTCTACGCTTATAAGCTGGTACAGGTTATCGTAAGAGTATGTTTGTTTTGTTTCGTAAGTACTTGCGTCATTATTATAGCCTAGGACGTTTCCTACAGGGTCGAATGAGTACTTTATTTTTTGAAGGGCACCTCTAAAAACCCCCTTTAAAAAAGATTAAAAAGATGATAAAATGAGGTATGAAACAAAAAGGATTATTTGATGAAGAAGATCGTTTAAGAGTATTAAGCAAGTTAGGAGATAGTCTTGAAAAATTAAACGAAAAAATAAATTGGGAAATATTCAAACCACTATTAAAAAAAGCATTAACCAAAGAGCCAAAAGGTTTAGGCGGAAGACCTGCATACGATTATGTACTGATGTTTAAAATAATAATCTTACAAAAATTATACAACATAAGTGATGATCAAACGGAATATCAAATAAACGATCGGCTATCCTTTATGAGATTTTTAGGATTGGAATTAAAAGATAAAGTACCCGATTCAAAAACAATATGGCTTTTTAAAGAAAAACTCATTGAAGCGAGAGTATCAAAAAAGTTATTTGAAAAGTTTGGAAAAGAATTAGCTAGAAATAACTTAATAGGAAAAGAGGGAACGATAATAGATGCGACAATAGTAGAAGCTCCGATACAGCATAACAGCAAAGATGAAAATGAACAAATCAAAAACGGAAAAATTCCTGAACAATGGCAAGAAAAACAAAATAAGGCAAAATTATCGCAAAAAGACTGTGATGCGAGGTGGACAAAGAAGCATAAACGTAATTATTACGGTTATAAAGATCATATAAAAGTAGATAAAAAAAGTAAGCTTATATTGAAAGCGACGGTAACAGCAGCCAATGTTCATGATAGTAGAGAGTTAAAAAATTTGATTGAAAAAGAAGATGAAAGATTATACGCAGATAGTGCCTATATAGGAGAAGAAATAGACAGGATTTTAAAAGCGAAAGGAATAGAAGAGCAAATTTGTGAAAGAGGAGCAAGAGGGAAACCTCTTAGTAAAAAACAAAAAATCAGTAACAGAAAAAAATCAAAAATACGGGCGAGAGTAGAACATGTATTTGGCTTTATGACAAACTCAATGAAAGGTATATATGTAAGAACGATAGGATTAGCTCGTGCAACATTTTCGATAATAATGATGAACTTAACATACAACTTATGTCGATATTGCTATCTAAAGAAATAAAATGAGGGAGCATATAGGTAATAAAATGAAAAGTAAGGGAACTAAGATAAAGAATCCAAGTTTTACACTAGACAATTTATAAAAAAGCTACTAAAATAATAAATAGGTACACTAAAAAATAGGTTTTTAGAGGTGCCCTGAAAGATGTCTTGGGTTTGGTTATTCTTTGTTTCTATTGTATCTAGCCAACGCCGCTTTTCGTCGTACCTGTATCTTGTTTCTACTCCGTTTCCGTACTTTATATACACTCGCTGTGCGTGTTCGTCATATAGGATTTTATCTACGTAAGAGTATTCAGCCGTTCCCTTTGACGAGGTTTTTACGCCGCTCACTCCCTTTAACTGTCCGCCTTTATCATAGGTGTAGGTTATGGTTTCTCCGTCAGGGTATTTCATACTCTGCATTCGCCCAAGATAGTCCGAGCGGTATTCAAAGCTTGCAGTTTCAGGATTAGTTCCCGCTCCGTAGCGGTTTATGGTTCTTGTTTCGCTTACTACCTCGTTTAAGTTTCCGTAAGTATAGTGCGTTTCTCCCGTTTCATCTTTTTTGTAGACTATTTGCCCCGCTCCATTTTGTCCCGGCGCTCCGTATTTATATTCTATGTCATGGCTAAAAGGATAGTCTGTTTTTAGTATGCGGTCAAAGCCGTCATACTCGTATCTTATTTCGGCAGCCTTGTTTTTTAATACCGAATCCGTTTCTGCTTGCAGCCTTCCTTTCTCATCGTAAATCCATTCTTTTTTGCCGGTGTCTTTGCTTTCTAATGCGGTTCTTCTTCCAAGCAAGTCATAACTTACCGATAAAAGATTATTCTTTGCGTCATATGCTCTAAGCATTTCTCCGAGGACGGAGTATTCGTATCGTGCTTTGGTTAATATAGTATTGTTTTTATCTAAGCGTTCTACTTCCCGTATGTTTCCTCTTGCATCTTTTTTACTTATGCTTACGTTTTCCAATGGGTCGGTTGTTTTTGTTATTTGTAAAGAGCTTTCTATCGAATACTCCGTTTTTTGTTTGTGTCCGTCAGGAAGTGTAGTTAAGATGTTCCTGTCTATGTCGTCATACTCATATTTTGTTCCGTTTCTTATCGTTGTAAAATCGTTAAGCTCATAAAACGCTTCAAGGGCTTCATAAGAATTTTTATTTACCAGTTCTTGTTCTAAGTTCCCTCCGTAAAAGAAGGGCATTCCTTCTTCCGTCTTGCGTCCGGCTTTATCATAGTGTATTGTACTTGAGATGTTCCAGCCCGTTTGGGTTTGGTCAGCGGTTCCGTCGATGTACACTTCCCCCTCTTTTGCTGTGTAGCTTATTCTTCCTAACCCATCGTGAATTACTATGGTTTTCATTACGGCGCTGTCTTTTGCTTCGGTGCTTATTTTGTTTTCGGTTACGGTGTACCAAAAGGAAGATGATGGAGTAATGTATGTGTATTTTGCGTAAGGAGTTTCACTTGTGTCGTAGGGGCTTCTCACCTCTGTTACCCGTCCAAAGTTGTCATATTTATAGCTCATGGTGTTGTTTGCGGCATCGGTTTCTTTTAGCTTTACGCCTAAGACGCTGTCCCATTCTATTGTGCTTATATAAGCCTTATCCCCTTTCGAGCTTATCTCTTTTATTTCAATCGGGTAGATACCATCAAGGTATTTGTATTCACTTCGCTTTCCGGTCGGGCCTGTTAGCGCTTTTATGTTCCCTTCAGCCGTCCATTCTATGCGGTGTAATAGATACGCCGACTGCGTTGTGTATTGTTTTAGTTCGGTTAAGGCGCCGGTTCTTGCATCATAGCTTCCTTCTCTTTTTCGTAAGAGCGTTCCGGTCTTTCCGTGTAAGACTTGTATTTTCTCAGGGTGTGCTTTAAAGTATTTCTCTTCACTCGCCCCCTTCCAATATGTTATTTCCGCTATGATATCATCATTTGTGTTTGTTACCTCTCCCTTATCGTAAAGTTTTGTAACGTTTCCGTATTTGTCGTACTCGTATTCGCTTTCGGTTTTTATTTCGTTGTAGTTTTCTCGTATTGTGTTTACTTCTTTTTTTATTCTCGCATGGGGAGCTGTGTCTACCTCGTATTCTTTTATTGAGTAGATGGTGCTTCCGTTCTTTACCGTTTCGCGTTTTACCATGCCTTTACGGTAGTAAGAGTCGATATAATATTCCGTTTCAGTTACAGTGCCTATTGCGTTTTTACTTTTTACGGTTTTAAAGCCGTAGAATTCTTTTTCGGCTCTGTTATAATAGCCGTCTTCGTAAGTGTAATGGGTAGTATACTCTTGTTCTTTTGAAAATATGCGGGCATCTCCTGCGTCGCTACGCAAAAATAAATGCTCGACGTATACCCGATACGCCTCCGCTTTATTTTTACCAGGCTCCTTGTATCTGCTCCGCCTATTTTCAAAAGTCCTGTCAGTGGGGCTGTTTAGTAATAACTTTATTTTGGCGGACTGCTCAATTTTGTTTTTTAGCATTACGAAGAAAACAAAATTGAGCATCGCGCTTTTCGCTCCAATCTTTTTGCTGCACTTGTCTTCACAGGCAAGGCTCTTCCCTCCGGTCAGAGCTTGCTTTTTGATTACACAAACCGCAAAAAGGATTTTCGCTTCAATCGCTGTCCGATTAGAATTTCCAACTGTGTAATTTTTACCCTGCAATAATTTATCCATCTAAGTATCTATCTATGCAACAATATTATTTACATATTTTCGTCCAAGTATTTATCCCCATCAACCTATCGACAACATGCTCCCTGTCCCAAACAGCAGTTACTTCTAGTCCAAGACATTCATCCTTTGTTGCTTTCCTTATTTTTCCTTTATAATAAATTTCAAAATTCCCAGGTTTAAGAATATCTTCAATAAAAGTTTGTGGGGTCCAAGCATCTCCGTCATTGTCAAAAGGAATGTTTCCTACTTTCGGCCATACACCATCGGATAAAACATCTTTATATACTCCTACATAAAAATCTATATTTTTAAAATCAGGTATATCATACATATCATTAGCTCTTGCTTTTGCTGTAGCCAATCGCTCTCTATGCAATCTCCCAAATGCAAATGTTCCATCTGGTAATGGTATTGCATAAATATTTCCAAGTTTTTCTCTTTGTCTCTTTGCCATAGTTTTAAAACTCCTTATTTGCTTGATTTATATAATATAATCGATTGGGATTATTCTGACTAATACCATTAATAGCGTTACCAGATGTACCTCAACAGTTTTTATCACCTAGTTTTAATTTTATATACAGGTATTGAAATAATTTCTTAAACTTCAATTTGTCATTTAAATAAATAATATATCAATACTTTTTTAGGATTCATCCAAACAATGTTTTAATTAACATAAAAAAACAAATCAAAAAAATAAGAATAGCTGCAACTAATCCTTTAATAGTAGAAGGTAATATCTTATCATTATCACGGTCATCTTGAAAATCCAAATAGAAACTAGGAAACATACAGCCTCCCATAATAGTACCCAATAAATAATATAAAATAGCCGAGTCTCTATATTCAATCATACATAATACGATTAAAATCAAACATGCTATTAAAGCAATATAAAAACAAACTCGGGCGATATGTCTATTCATTCAAAGTTTCCTCTCTTTCAAATTTTAATATTTCTTTCATAACATAATCAGCCATCTGTGAAGCAGCTCCTGGAGCCATTTTTTCACCAAAATATCCTTCTACAAAATCTTTGTATAATTGCTTTCTTAGTCCATCAATTGTTTTTAATGCACCCCGCCGCCCTTTCATATAATACAAGCCGTTTTTGCCCACAGAAATACTAATTAGACTACCTAATTTTTCACACCCTTTCTTAATGCCACTACCAGCTAATGAAGATAAAATTACTACTGCAAAACCTTTAGCACCCTCAATATAATTACCATTAGAAAGATTATCAAAGCTCAGCAGTATATCAGCAGCAGTACCAATAGTTCCCGTAATTGCCGCCAATTCAGGCTGTCCAATAGCTAGGAAGAGCAATGTAGCAGTTCCAGAATTTTCACTTGCAAATTGCAGCGTTTCAATATATATGCTATATCCGCTCTTTACCATTTGATCAATTTTAGCTAAAACCTCATTTGCCATTTCAAATTGAGGATTTAATGGATAATCTAATCGATTCATTGAATAAATTGCTTTATTTAGATTATAATTAAACCATCCTTTAATAAAATTGATTATATCCCGTCCATCCGGATCCACATACTTAACCGGATTATTTCCCGCATAGTGATACACATGCAGATTGACGGTATTAAACACCCCTCCCATTCCCGGCAAATTCTCGTTGTGTTTCTTCGCTTCGTCATCAATGGGAGCCTTTGGTATGTAATCGTTTAATGCAGGATCCCCGCTTAACCACCGACTATACTTCGGATCCAAGTACCTTGCTCCATAGTAGTATAAACTTGTTTCTTCGTCAAGTTCCTTGCCTGTGAACCTAAACGGTAATTTATCCAATCCTGCTGCTACTTCTTCAATCCATAACTCTCCATAAGGTGTGTATTCTATATGTTCGTATTGTTTACCTTTCCAGTCGGTTACGAATTGCGCACTGCCAAGGTGATCACTGTGGTAGTAATACCGCTTTGCTTTTTGTTCTTCGTTGTCTCCATTGTTATCCGTGTGCGTCATTGCAGTTACTAATCTTGAATTTCCCACAAAGATGTGTTTGTGCACTCGTAAGCCTTGCGGGTTGTTTTGGTCTTGTGTCGGTATGTGTATCGTGAAAAAGTTATTAAAGTATAGCGTTTCGCTTCTTCCCTCGTCAGTGTATTTTAAAGCTCTTTGGCCGTCTTCGCCGTAGCGGTAGTGTACTGTGTAGTTTCTGTCGCTTGATTTGGTTAAGAGGTTTCGCTCGTTCCATGTGTAGTTTCTTCGATAAGCAAATAGGTCTTGAGGGTTTGTTTGCTCGGTTTCTTTAGGTGCGTCAAGACCAAATCCGTAGTCGGCACCGTATACGTCTTCATTTTCAAAGTATGAGTATGTAAATACAAACTCTTCTTCATCTGTGAATGGCCCATCTTTTTCTGCCGTTATATTTCCGTTTGCGTCATAGCGGTAGTATCGGTTGCCTGCTCTTATTAGGCGGTGTGCATAGGCAGGGTCATACTCGTATTGAAGCAAGTAGTCAAGTTCAGCTTTGGGATAGGAGTTTCCTTGGGCACCGGGTATGTTTGTGGTGCTTAGCTTTTCTTTCATGTTGCCTATGCCATCAAAGGCAAAGGTTTGTCTGTACTTTGCAATGCTTACAGGTGTTGTTCCAGAGCTTTTTTTACCCTTGTATTGGTTGCTCGTTCCTTCTACGCTTATCAGTTGGTACAAGTTGTCGTATGTGTAACTCTGACTTGTTTCATACGTGCTTGCGTCATTATTATAACCGAGGACATTTCCAACTGCATCAAAGTTATATTTTATTTTTTGAAAGACATCTTGGGTTTGTACGTTTTTTGTTTCTATCGAGTCAAGCCATCTTCGCTTTTCATCGTACTTATATCTTGTTTCTACGCCGTTTCCATACTTTATATATACCCTTTGCGCGTGTTCGTCATATAGGATTTTATCTACGTAAGAGTATTCAGCCGTTCCCTTTGACGAGGTTTTTACGCCGCTCACTCCCTTTAACTGTCCGCCTTTATCATAGGTGTAGGTTATGGTTTCTCCGTCAGGGTATTTCATACTCTGCATTCGCCCAAGATAGTCCGAGCGGTATTCAAAGCTTGCAGTTTCAGGATTAGTTCCCGCTCCGTAGCGGTTTATGGTTCTTGTTTCGCTTACTACCTCGTTTAAGTTTCCGTAAGTATAGTGCGTTTCTCCCGTTTCATCTTTTTTGTAGACTATTTGCCCCGCTCCATTTTGTCCCGGCGCTCCGTATTTATATTCTATGTCATGGCTAAAAGGATAGTCTGTTTTTAGTATGCGGTCAAAGCCGTCATACTCGTATCTTATTTCGGCAGCCTTGTTTTTTAATACCGAATCCGTTTCTGCTTGCAGCCTTCCTTTCTCATCGTAAATCCATTCTTTTTTGCCGGTGTCTTTGCTTTCTAATGCGGTTCTTCTTCCAAGCAAGTCATAACTTACCGATAAAAGATTATTCTTTGCGTCATATGCTCTAAGCATTTCTCCGAGGACGGAGTATTCGTATCGTGCTTTGGTTAATATAGTATTGTTTTTATCTAAGCGTTCTACTTCCCGTATGTTTCCTCTTGCATCTTTTTTACTTATGCTTACGTTTTCCAATGGGTCGGTTGTTTTTGTTATTTGTAAAGAGCTTTCTATTGAATACTCCGTTTTTTGTTTGTGTCCGTCAGGAAGTGTAGTTAAGATGTTCCTGTCTATATCGTCATACTCGTATTTTGTTCCGTTTCTTATCGTTGTAAAATTATTTAGTTCGTAAAACGCTTCAAGGGCTTGATAAGAGTTTTTACTTGATAGTTCTTGTTCTAAATCTCCTCCGTAAAAGAAGGGCATTCCTTCTTCTATCTTTCGTCCTGCTTCATCATAGTTTATTGCACTTGAAATATTCCAGCCTGTTTGGGTAGAATCGGCTGTTCCGTCGATGTACACTTCCCCTTCTTTTGCTGTATAGCTTATTCTTCCTAAGCCGTCGTGAATTACTATGGTTTTCATAACCTCTTTTGAAAATATGCGGGCATCTCCTGCGTCGCTACGCAAAATGAGCTCGACATATACCCTTTCCCCGCCACGGATGGCGGTGGTTTTAGCTTTGAGAGTTTTGCGTATGCAAAACTCTGAGATAAAAAAGGTACAAGGATGTACCTTTTTTATCGGTCTATTTTCAAAAGTCCTGTCAGAGGGAATTTTAGATCGCGATAGTTTTTTATTTAAGTACCTTTGAGCGGCGGACTGCTGACACTTGTGTATTATCATAATTATATAAAAGTACACAAGTGTCAGCACCGTGCTTTTCAGGGCTCCGCTGTCGCTTCGGTATCTTTCCGCAGAAATTACTGCGGAAAGATGTACAGCAAAAGCAATTTTGATAAATTGCTTTTGCTCCCTTTCAATCGCTGTCCGAAAGATGAGATAGTTAGAATGTGGATAAATGTAAGGTTTTGGTTTCATTGTTTTTATATTTATCGTAAAAGTTTTATCAACTAGTTTTTAATTGTATCTCCAATTTTTTTGTTCTCTCCTACAATTAATATCATATTTCTTCCTATAGAAATATAATAATTAGTCCAAAAGAAAATTCATGACGTTCATCAAGGTCTCGCAAATCTAAATACAATAATCTATCTTTTAAATTCCAACACGGTAGCATATCCTTATATAACACCCATCCCTCTCCTTCTACATAACGAGCAGCTTCAATTTCATTTAAATGATATGCGCCGTATTTCTTTACCAATGTAGAAATAATTTTATTTTTTAGCTTTTCAGGTATTGGTCTACTTTGAGTTCTATCAAAACCAATATATAACTTCTGTTTAAGAAAATCATAGTCTACAGTACAGAATACCTCTGTCCAAAAGGTGCCGTATTTAAATGACTGTACATAATAAGTGCCTGCCTCCCAGAAGCCCCATTTTTTATACAGTTGATATAATTCCTCATATGATTTAATAGATTTAAAATCATAATGTATTGCATCATATAGTATATGATACCTTTCAGTACAAGAACTAAAACTGAGTACAACCACAAATAATAACACAATTTTTTTCATTTTTTCCATGCTCCAAAATCCCATCTTCGATAATTTATCCCAAAAGCATTTGATGCATTAGGAACTTCATTATTGCCTGCACCTTTAAAAACATCTCTATTAGTATCTAAAGTCCTTTCACTTATCATTGTACCCCCATAAAAAAAAGCTCCATATTTTGAACTCCCTCTCAAAAAATTACCCTGCTTTATAGTAAATATACCTTGTTTATTTTCTGTAACTACCTGTGTATGGCTCATTTTATTATCTTTTGTTCCATTAGGCGTTCCCGTATCCATCAAAATTAAATCACCTGGAGAAATATTTTTTTTATCAACTGCAACTGTATTTTGCATCAAATCATGTGCTGCAGTTGAAGACAAAACATCTTTTTTATATTTTTCTGGATCAGAATATTTATTATCAGATGAATTATATGTTCCAGAATTATTTTTTATATTGAGAGGTAAAGAATTTTCTGAAGCAAAATCAATAAGAATACTTAATGCCAGATCTTCACAAGTAAATCTTTTTTTATTTTTTTCATATTCAGATATTTTTAAAGAAATATAATCTTCATATTTTTTTTGAAATTCTGAATTCCATTCATTTTTAGCATCCCACATTCCCGTAGGATCAGTATATTTAATCGGGTTATTTCCGCCATAATGGTATACATTAAAGTTTACCGTATTATATATACCGCCCTCACCAACAGAAGAACCTGCCATATAATCATTCAGTGCAGGATCCCCTGACAGCCATCTACTATACTTCGGATCCAAGTACCTAGCCCCATAGTAGTACAACCCCGTCTCTTCATCCAGCTCCTTCCCCGTAAACCTAAACGGCAGTTTGTCTATTCCGGGTGCCGTTTCCTCTATCCACAGCTCTCCATACGGGGTATACTCTATGTGTTCATACTGCATACCATTCCAATCGGTTATAAACTGTGCACTTTGCAGATGGTCTGCGTGGTAGTAGTATCTTTTCTCTGTTTGTTCTGTTGTGTCGCCGTTATTATCAGCGTGCGTCATTTCTTTTGAAAATATGCGGGCATCTCCTGCGTCGCTACGCAAAAATAAATGCTCGACGTATACCCGATACGCCTCCGCTTTATTTTTACTAGGCTCCTTGTATCTGCTCCACCTATTTTCAAAAGTCCTGTCAGTGGAGCTGTTTAGTAATAACTTTCTTTTAGCGGACTGCCGATACTTGTTTATCATTATAATATAAAAGTAAACAAGTATCGGCACCGCGCTTTTCAGGGCTCCGCTATCGCTTCGGTATCTTTCCGCAGA
It encodes:
- a CDS encoding RHS repeat domain-containing protein — protein: MKISYLFNQPNHITTRTAIVREQKQFIQIAFAVHLSAAISAERYRSDSGALKSAVPILVYFYIIMINKYRQSAKRKLLLNSSTDRTFENRWSRYKEPSKNKAEAYRVYVEHLFLRSDAGDARIFSKEMTHADNNGDTTEQTEKRYYYHADHLQSAQFITDWNGMQYEHIEYTPYGELWIEETAPGIDKLPFRFTGKELDEETGLYYYGARYLDPKYSRWLSGDPALNDYMAGSSVGEGGIYNTVNFNVYHYGGNNPIKYTDPTGMWDAKNEWNSEFQKKYEDYISLKISEYEKNKKRFTCEDLALSILIDFASENSLPLNIKNNSGTYNSSDNKYSDPEKYKKDVLSSTAAHDLMQNTVAVDKKNISPGDLILMDTGTPNGTKDNKMSHTQVVTENKQGIFTIKQGNFLRGSSKYGAFFYGGTMISERTLDTNRDVFKGAGNNEVPNASNAFGINYRRWDFGAWKK